NNNNNNNNNNNNNNNNNNNNNNNNNNNNNNNNNNNNNNNNNNNNNNNNNNNNNNNNNNNNNNNNNNNNNNNNNNNNNNNNNNNNNNNNNNNNNNNNNNNNNNNNNNNNNNNNNNNNNNNNNNNNNNNNNNNNNNNNNNNNNNNNNNNNNNNNNNNNNNNNNNNNNNNNNNNNNNNNNNNNNNNNNNNNNNNNNNNNNNNNNNNNNNNNNNNNNNNNNNNNNNNNNNNNNNNNNNNNNNNNNNNNNNNNNNNNNNNNNNNNNNNNNNNNNNNNNNNNNNNNNNNNNNNNNNNNNNNNNNNNNNNNNNNNNNNNNNNNNNNNNNNNNNNNNNNNNNNNNNNNNNNNNNNNNNNNNNNNNNNNNNNNNNNNNNNNNNNNNNNNNNNNNNNNNNNNNNNNNNNNNNNNNNNNNNNNNNNNNNNNNNNNNNNNNNNNNNNNNNNNNNNNNNNNNNNNNNNNNNNNNNNNNNNNNNNNNNNNNNNNNNNNNNNNNNNNNNNNNNNNNNNNNNNNNNNNNNNNNNNNNNNNNNNNNNNNNNNNNNNNNNNNNNNNNNNNNNNNNNNNNNNNNNNNNNNNNNNNNNNNNNNNNNNNNNNNNNNNNNNNNNNNNNNNNNNNNNNNNNNNNNNNNNNNNNNNNNNNNNNNNNNNNNNNNNNNNNNNNNNNNNNNNNNNNNNNNNNNNNNNNNNNNNNNNNNNNNNNNNNNNNNNNNNNNNNNNNNNNNNNNNNNNNNNNNNNNNNNNNNNNNNNNNNNNNNNNNNNNNNNNNNNNNNNNNNNNNNNNNNNNNNNNNNNNNNNNNNNNNNNNNNNNNNNNNNNNNNNNNNNNNNNNNNNNNNNNNNNNNNNNNNNNNNNNNNNNNNNNNNNNNNNNNNNNNNNNNNNNNNNNNNNNNNNNNNNNNNNNNNNNNNNNNNNNNNNNNNNNNNNNNNNNNNNNNNNNNNNNNNNNNNNNNNNNNNNNNNNNNNNNNNNNNNNNNNNNNNNNNNNNNNNNNNNNNNNNNNNNNNNNNNNNNNNNNNNNNNNNNNNNNNNNNNNNNNNNNNNNNNNNNNNNNNNNNNNNNNNNNNNNNNNNNNNNNNNNNNNNNNNNNNNNNNNNNNNNNNNNNNNNNNNNNNNNNNNNNNNNNNNNNNNNNNNNNNNNNNNNNNNNNNNNNNNNNNNNNNNNNNNNNNNNNNNNNNNNNNNNNNNNNNNNNNNNNNNNNNNNNNNNNNNNNNNNNNNNNNNNNNNNNNNNNNNNNNNNNNNNNNNNNNNNNNNNNNNNNNNNNNNNNNNNNNNNNNNNNNNNNNNNNNNNNNNNNNNNNNNNNNNNNNNNNNNNNNNNNNNNNNNNNNNNNNNNNNNNNNNNNNNNNNNNNNNNNNNNNNNNNNNNNNNNNNNNNNNNNNNNNNNNNNNNNNNNNNNNNNNNNNNNNNNNNNNNNNNNNNNNNNNNNNNNNNNNNNNNNNNNNNNNNNNNNNNNNNNNNNNNNNNNNNNNNNNNNNNNNNNNNNNNNNNNNNNNNNNNNNNNNNNNNNNNNNNNNNNNNNNNNNNNNNNNNNNNNNNNNNNNNNNNNNNNNNNNNNNNNNNNNNNNNNNNNNNNNNNNNNNNNNNNNNNNNNNNNNNNNNNNNNNNNNNNNNNNNNNNNNNNNNNNNNNNNNNNNNNNNNNNNNNNNNNNNNNNNNNNNNNNNNNNNNNNNNNNNNNNNNNNNNNNNNNNNNNNNNNNNNNNNNNNNNNNNNNNNNNNNNNNNNNNNNNNNNNNNNNNNNNNCACCCTTGGGTGCTATGATGTGCTTATCTGAATTGAACATTTATGTTGAAGTCCACATGCTCATGCAGGTACAAGGCCTGGGGTTCTCTGTTAGGAAAGCAATTATCAGAACATGACATTATAGTGGCATGCTTTGATTACAGGTAACTGATTCAAATCTTAAACTACCTATTGTTGTCCACTTTCATGCTTCATATGATGTGTTTTATATTACTGCTTCTCCTGGATGATTCGTTAGATAAGAGTGAATCAGTAGACAGAATTCTGATCAACATATTCACTTTCCATAACAATCTTAGTTGATCTTGTATTCATGGATGTAACGGACAAGACCCACTTATATTTAAGGTTTATCCAATCTGCAATTCTTTTTTGCTATGTGTTAACCTTTAGTATCACTTAAGTGAAAAATAACtcccttctttttttgaaaagatattgGTGGGGTCAAAACATCATACAGTAGTATGATATACACTGCATCAATGACTACTTTTCCTATCCTCCCATTTTCTTGTTCAGCAGTGCCATTACTcgatcaaaattttcatgtccaCATTCGAGATGCATATTAATGGATTCGGTGGTTGCAGGAACTTTCCGCAGGGAACAATAGGCGATATGGAGGAAGATGTTTCTCAGGGAATCTCGTTTGTCTGCAACAACATCGCTGATTATGGTGGTGATCCAAATAGGTTTGATATTGTTCCCCTGATTCGCATTTAGAGCATAATTGATAACCATGCCCAGATCACTAAGAATTAAAGAAATGATTTGGGATTATTTTCAGCATTGGATTGTATAATTATTCTCAATTCTTATTTATGGATCTGAAGGACATTGGTAATATTTCTTCTGGACTCAGATGACATGATAGACAGTCTAGTTATTCACTGTACAAACTGGAgcagaaaaatatgaaatagaaaaACTGGACAGCTCCTAAGAAGCCTTTCTTTACGTATCAAAGACTTGATACTTTCAACTTTGTCATGCTGTCTGTATTTTCCAGGATTTATCTCATGGGTCAATCTGCTGGTGCACATATCTCTTCCTGTGCTCTTGTGAAGCAGGCAATCAAAGAATCTAGAGGAGAAACTGTTTGTTGGAGCACCTCCCAGATAAAAGCTTATTTTGGATTATCAGGCGGGTAAGTGGCTAGTTCCTTAGCAAAGCTATTATTGGTTATTGCTTTTGATCAAGGTATGAGCTACATTCCACGTGATCAAAATTGAATATAGGAATTAAAttttctactttttccttttattgCCCTAAACTTTTTCTGCTTTTATCATACCCTATTGCTGAATCATTCTTTTTCCCCGACACGTTCTTTTGGTGCTGCAAATGCTTCACCAAAGAATCATCTGCATTTTCTGTCTTATTTTCCTTCAGTTGGCATgctcttcttttattttatttttgttagattTCTTGCTAATTGCTGTTCCATTGTTTGATTTGACAGGTATAATTTGCCCAACTTAGTTGATCATTTCAATAATAGAGGGTTATATCGTTCAATTTTTTTGAGGTATATACTATATCCACTAACTGCCTTCTCTCACATAATAGGAAAaaatttagggtgtgtttggtacggtGGAAacattttcaattttctcatgttcgTTCGGTCAAAATTTTTGGAGAACATTTTCTCCGGGAAAACAAGTCccttaaaaatgaggaaaatgactTCCTAATGGAAGTAGGGAAAGCGAGTTTCACAAATGACATTCCACATTGATTGTGTCCTCCCAAACCTCCAAGACACCACATCTTCACCCCCAACCCCATAGCCCCCATCCCAATCACCCAACACCAACACCCCTACCCCATCCACACCTCTCCTAGTATTGTTTAGATTATATAGAAATGcttttatgataatattttttgcTTACGCAAAGAACACAAGAAATAAGTTAGGaactctctttttttcttgaaaaacattttccatggaaaatattttactTCATGCCGAACACACCCTTAGTTAGCTTAAGTTGCCACGCCTACCCTTCTGTGATAATGAGATTTTAACTTGTCATCTACAGTATAATGGAAGGGGAAGAATCATTGCAAAAATTCTCTCCTGAAATTATGGTACAGGATCAGAGCTCCAAAGCTGCTGTCCATTTGCTTCCTCATATTATCCTATTTCATGGTACTTCAGATTGCTCCATTCCATCGGATTCAAGGTCTGAACTCCTTCCCAAGGGCAATGACGACCTGCCACTTTTTTGCTTAATGGATTACATAAAGAATGGCTATCACGTTTGACTGTGAACTTGTACAATAACATGTTGAAATTGCTTGTACTCTGCAGCAAAGCATTTGTAGATACACTTCACGGAGTGGGAGCTCAAGCTGAACTGATTTTGTATGAAGGAAAAACTCACACAGATTTATTCCTTCAAGTATGTATGCACTGTATCTTGCCTGTCCAGTTGTCCTGTGTTCATTTTGAGGCTAATGTAGGTCAAAGTTTGGAATAGGACCAATTCTATTCCTACCAGAGCGTTTGAATTCATGAGTCATGAAAGCTTGGTCAAATTCAgccacaaaaagaaagaaaaaaaaagaacgaaGTGATATCATTCAAGCTGGATCTTGGTTTTGTTTTCCCCTAGGAGAAGCTATAAATAGGCTACCCACTCGTGACTAACTTTTAGTATATACCATGTTTCTTACCTATTTATTGTTTCTCTTCGTTCATTTTTGTGTAATCTACATTTtgattgtttaattattttgataatcgTGGTATCCGGGCTAGCTttcgtgcacctcgactaattccacgtaTACCTACGAGCAGCAACAAGTGccggtaactctatccaccaaggctaggatagctgggaagaaatcacctagtggtCCCTGCTGGGATTTGAACTTGAGACCTTGGGTTCtcacccacttcattgaccattCGGACACACCCTTGGGTGCTACTCATCATATTTTGCTGAATCATTTGGAAAAAGATGACTTTTCAGTTTCTTCCTGCAAATCAATTGATCTTGAATTGCAGGATCCTCTAAGAGGTGGTAAAGATGATCTTTTTGGCTATATAGTAGCATATATACATGCTAACGATAAAGAAGCTCTTGATAAGGATGCTATGGTACCTCCAAGAAGGCGGCTTGTTCCGGAAATCTTGTTAAAGTTAGCTTGCAGGACAAGCCCTTTCTAAGACTGTTGCGATGGTCACCAGGAAGCTTGTAAGTCTGCAGCATATTCTTTTATCCTTCGAATTCATTCTAGGTCCTACATGATGGTGAAAAGAAACTGTTGCTAAGATGGTAGGATATTCTACAGATGGATGACTTTTGCACCATCAGATCTTTTACTTCAGAGTTTTTGATGAAAAGAGTTTACAGGCTTAAGGAGTGATCCCACAGAAGCAGTCTTCAAACATCGTACCCTGGACGTTGTTGATATCCATGCCTCTTGTGTTCGTAATGTCTTAATGTGACACTGTATATATTCAAATTGCATGACGTTGTATAAATAATCTATCAAGCCATCTCAGTTTTAAACTATTTGTGGTCAGCTATGCGTCATTTGTGAACaaatttacttttgaaaaaaacaaTAGGAGTATGATGTAAGATAAAAAAGAATTCAAGCATAACAAAAGGGCGGGGGAAAAACATAAAAGTAGGGAAATTGGGAATAGGAGTTGTTAAACTAATATCATTGAAAAGTTTTTGCATTATGATGGAAGAAAAATGATTAGGTTTACTAATCGTGTTAGAATTTTTGGAGCAAGACAAAATAAAGTTGGCTGGATGAATAATTGGATAGAGTAAGGGGACTGGCCTGACTCCCCATATAACAAAGCAAGAGTTATAGCAAATGCTGATGACATAAGAGAAGAAATAATACACTTCTACTAGTTACTTACGGAAATAAATCTGCCTCATGTAACTGGAGTTAATAAGGAAACAATGAAGAAGGGTAAAGTCCTAAGCCGTGCCCAACAGCTTCAACTGTGTGAACCACAAAGGAAATATATGATCCATTCTGTTCTATAGGGAATGATAAATCCCAAAGGTAGATTAGCACAATGCAGTGTTCTATAAGAAAGCCTGGCAGATCATTAAACATGAGGTGATAGCAACAGTAAGCGATTCCTTTGTATCAGGAAAGCTATTCAGTCATCAACTGCACAATAATTACATTGCTACTTAAAATCTCCAATCCTGCTGCAATTAGAGAATATAGGCATATACCATGTTGCAAAGTATAATACAAATCATCACTAAGCTACTGGCAGAAAGAATTCAGAAGATCATTGCTGGTATAAAGCGATCCTTGAAAATGAACTGATCAAAAGGCATTACTCTTGATATGCATGAATATATTTTGCAAAAGGCATATGATATTGTTGACTGGCTAGGAACAAATTATGAAAGGTCTGGTCTTCATCAGAAATTCATCAGGAGTACTGTGTTACCATAGTGAACTACTCCATTGTTTTTAATGGGGAACCTacaaattaaaaccatttgaTGTTGCTAGAGGATTAAGGCAAGAAAACCACATGTCTCCATTTCTGTTTACCATATCATGGAGTACTTAAGGAGGAGTTTGAGCAAATGAAACATTTCAAATTCCACCCCAAATGCTCTAAATTGAACACCACATGTACATGTATTTTGCGGAAAATCTATTGTTGTTGAACACCACATGTACATGTATTTTGCGGAAAATCTATTGTTGTTTGCTAAGGGAGATACAACATCAACAACCATGCTTCATGAAAAGTCTCGTGTTCTCAGCTCCTTCTAGCTTCCAAACCAACCTGTCTAAAAGTGTTGTCTACTATGGCGAAGTCACAAATGCGATCAAGCATGATATTCAACAACAAGCAGGCTATGAGGAGGATGAAATATCATTCAGGGTACCTGGGGATCCCATTTGACAACAATGAAACTGAAAATAGTGGAGTGACAGCCATTAGTAACTAAGATTGTATCTAAAGTTTTTTCCTGGACACCCAAAAAGTTATCATATGCTAGCAGAGTACAATAGAATATCTAATCATATCGACACAAATATCCATTAGCCCACCAAAGATGATGTAGTCAATAAAAGCTTACTGTAGAAGCTTTATTAAATCCTACATAAATGCAATCACCAAGTCAAATTTGATCTCATAGAGTAGAATGTACTTTCGAAATGCAGTAGGTTGACTCAACTCAATCAATTTGAAGCTTCGTGTAGAATGAAGTGGTAAGTGAGTAGTTAGTTAGTTACACTTCCCATTAGTAGTTAAGTTAGTTATATAGTCTTGATGATTCTATAAATACTTGTATTAGTACACATTGTAAACAACAATTTTTGACATATAATTAATACGTTCCTCTCTCTCTTCAGTACTATCTACCTCTTcttatccttcttcttctccttctccttcttcttcttcttcttcttcttcctcctcttcctcttccttctgttcctcttcctcttccttttgctcttcttctttctcttcttcttcttcttcttcttcttcttcttcttcttcttcttcttcttcttNNNNNNNNNNNNNNNNNNNNNNNNNNNNNNNNNNNNNNNNNNNNNNNNNNNNNNNNNNNNNNNNNNNNNNNNNNNNNNNNNNNNNNNNNNNNNNNNNNNNcttcttcttcttcttcttcttcttcgtcttcctcttcctcttcttctcttcctcttcctcttccttttactcttcctcttcctctttctcttccttttcttcttcttcttcttcttcttcctcttcttcttcctcttcctcttcttcttcttcctcttcctcttcctcttcttcgtcttcctcttcctcttcctcttcttcttcttatttttcttcttcttcttcttcttcatcttcttcttcttcttcatcttcgtcttctttctcttcttcttcttcgtctttttcttcttcttcatcttcttcttcttcctcttccttttcctcttcttcttcctcttcttcttcttcctttttttcctcttcttcttcttccttttcctcttcctcttcctctttttcttcttcttcctcttcttcttcttactctttttgctcttcctcttcttcttcccttcctcttcctcttcttcttcttatttttcttcttcttcttcttcttcttcttcttcttcttcttcatagtcCTCTTCCTCTTCCGCTTcatcttcctcttcctcttccttttcttcttcttcttcttcgtcttcttcgtctttttcttcttcgtcttcctcttcctcttcttcttcttcgtcttctttctcttcttcttcttcttcttcttcttcttcttcctcttcctcttcctcttcttcttcctcttcgtcttctttctcttcctcttcttcttcttccccttcttctttttcttcttcttcttcttctttcttccttttctcttcttcttcctcttctttttcttctttttctttttcttcttcctctttcttttattcttcttctcaATATCCATTAATGGCAAACTTAAATTTCTGCATGGTATCAGAAACATGAAGGTAATTCATCTATCTTCAAAGATTATAGATCAATTCTTCCCCCTattactctctattttctttttcgtatatttgttttggattattgattcaaGAAAATTCTGGAAAAAGGGTGCAGTTCTTCACTTTTATCTAACATTTCAAAGTTTCTTTAAAACTCTCATAGCTTATTGTCATCTGTTTTGAGAAATTAAGTTGAAATGGCAACTGATGTTGGCAACACCAATGGTGCTTCTCAATCTAATAATGCAACAACTCAATAGGAGAGTGGGTCAGGAAATGCATTGGATCACAATCATCCACTATTTCTTTAATCTACTGATGAAAGTGGCATTTCTCTCATTTCAGTATTGTTAACTGGTGCAGAATATTATTCTGTTTGGACTAGATTTATGATAATTGCCCTCTTAGGAAGAAATAAGATAGATCTTGTTAATAGAACCTGTAAGAAGAAAAATTTTAGAGAAGACTTATGGGACAGTGGGAAAGAGTTAATACAATTGTGTAATCTTGGCTTATGAATATTGTATCTAGTAATCTTCTTAGTGATATGGTCTATGCTACAAGTGCTTTTTAAGTATGAAAAGATTTGCGAGAAAAGTTTGACAAGGAAGATGAGTCTAGGACTAAAAAATATTTACAGGGAAATTACTACTCTAAGTTATGGCACTTCTACTATCTCAGCCTACTATACTAGACCTAAATATTTATGGAGTGAATTTCAATCTCTTGTTCCACCACTTAGATGTGATTGTCCAAGGTCTAGGGATTTTTTGCTGTATTTGTAGAGACAATATTTATATTAGCTCCTGATGGACCGAAATGATAGTTATATTCAGGCAAAAAGCCAAATATTGTTAATGTCTCCCATGCCTTTTGTAAGTAAGGCATATGCCATGATCATTAGTGATGAAAGCTAGAAGGTTGTAGCCTTTACTTCTACTGTTTTGATGAGTTCCTCAGCTGGGCTATTGGGAGTTATGCATAATAATTCATACCATGGTCATTCTAGTCTTGATTCATCTAGTTTTTATTTAAAGCCTACTTCTCAGAGTTATGATCCTTCTATTATGTACTCCAAAGCAAGCTCTCAAAATAACAAAAGGAACAATCATCTGTATTTTGATATGTGTAAACTCAGAGGTCACACTAAAGAAGTGAGTACAAGGTTGTGGGATATCCACCTAACTTTAAGTCCAAAAGAAAAGAGCATGTTGCTTATAATGTGTATACAGATCAATTCTCTGGGACCACTAACCATGAATTTGGACAAGGGCTTAATCAGTTTGAAGGTACTTCCGGTGTCAATCTAAATTAGAACATGAGTTAAGGAGGGGCCTACATATTTTCTAGAGAGCAGTATGAGCAAATTGTCAAGATGTTGAATCAAACAAATTCAACTATAACTCTAAGCTCAGGTCTTCAGCAAATACAACAAGTACAAGTAGTAGtaatgatttcttagtttcaaagACTTTAAAAGAATGGATTATGGACACAGGTGCAATAGATCGTATGGTATCAGATATAGATCTGTTAAGTAAGGCTACtattattaaaaatttagaaCCAAGGAATGTATACTTGACGAATGGAGATATGTCTCAAGTTACTCATGTTGGTTATGGTACTATTTCAAATAGAAGTACTTTAAATAATATGTTGCTACTTTCTCAATTCAAGTATAATTTGATGTCAGTATCAAAGTTGACCAAGGAACTGAACTGAACAGctaccttctaccctaatttttGTGTATTTAAGGATCTTTACAATAGAAAGGTGAGGGAGATTCGTAAGCTGCATAATGGCTTGTATTTGATGTTGCATCAACCTAATGTTATTGCTGAGAGAAATCATGAAGGAAAAAGAATGAAAACACACATCTACTCAAATAAGTGAAGTTGAGATAGTGTTATGGCATAAAAGATTTGGTCATGTCTCAAGTAGTATATTGAGTAGATTGTTTGACACTCAGTCTAATAGGATCTTATCTACTTTGAAGAAGTGTAGTATCTATCCTTGTGCAAAACAATGTAGACTTTCTTTTCCTACTAGTTTTATCTAGAGTACTGATTTCTTTGATCTTGTCCATATGAATATGTGGGGGGATGGGGGGCTACAAAGTTAAAACTTATGACGGTAATAAGTATTTCTGACTATTGTGGATGACTTTACCAGGATGACTTGGGTttatttactaaaattaaaatctGATGTCTGTGTTGTGCTaccatattttttcaattttgtgcAGAATCAgttcaataaaatagtaaaaattgtTAGGTCTGATAAAGGTACACAATTCTTGAATGAGTTTTGTTCTATTTTGTTTAGTAAGGTGGGCCTCATACATCAAAGAACTTGTGCTTGTATCGCTCATCAGAATAAGGTAGCTGAGAGAAAGCACAGCATATTAAAGGTTACTAGATCTGTCAGGTTTCAGGCTCACATTCCCTTAAAGTTTTAAGGTCACTGTGTTTAAGCAGTTGTGTACATTAACAGACTTCCCTCTTCAATTATAGGTATGTCCCCATATGAAAAAATGTATGGTCAAAAACCATCTTTTTAGCCATTTAAGTGTTCTAGGTGTTTGTGTTATGCTAAGGATAACATAATTACAGATAAGTTTCAGTCAAGAACCAGAACTATAATGCTTATGGGATACTCTAAGATGCAAAAAGGATATATTTTGTATGATCTATTTATTAAGAGTTTTCTGGTAAATAGAGATGTGAGTTTTAAGGAAGGTGAGTTTTCTTTTACATGGACTACATCTTCTCCTCCTCTTTTCTTGCACAATGATATTATAATTGAAAATGATCCAATTGAGTTCAGTGTCTACTCTACTACTTAAGTAAAGCAAAATTCTTTTGAGATAGTTATTTATAATCCAGTGCAAAGCACTCCTTCCATGTCTACTACATTACCTCAGTCTATACCACCTACATTACCTTTTAGAAAATCTAAAAGAAGCAGATATCCACCTATATGGATGAAAGACTTCATCAACTCAAAGAAATATAATCCGTCTACTCCTTATTCCATAGCTAACAACTTATCATATGAAACCATTTCTCCTAATTATCAAGTTTTTCTTTCAGTTTGTTATGTATTGACTGAACCAACGAGTTATGCTGAAGCTTCTACTGATCCTCAATAGGTACAATCAATACAAGATGAAAGAGATGCTCTCCAAGCTAATCATACCTGGAGATAGTATCTctaccaaaagaaaagaaatctattggttgtAAGTGGATCTATAAGATCAAATACAAGGCTAGTGATGAGGTGGAGAGATTGAaggcaagactagttgctaaggGTTATAGACAAAGGGAAGGTATAGAATACCAAGAATCATTTTCACTTATAGTGAAAATGGTAACTGTCATGTAAGTTTTAGCCATTGCAGCAGCTAGACATTGGCACATCTATCAAATGGATAAGTACAATGAAATTTTAGAAGGAGATCTTAATAATGAGATATTTATGGAGCAACCACAAGGATTTAACAGTCAGGAGGTGACTAATCCAGCATGTAGACTCTTGAAGTCCTTATATGGTGTGAAACAAGCTCCAAGGCAACAGAATGCCATGTCAGTCGATGTATTCTTATGGCTGAAATTTTGTGAAAGTCAATTTGatcattcattttttactagCAAAAATGACAGGGGTATGATCGTGATATTAATccatgtggatgatatgttggtAACATATGACAACTTGGATCAAATAGAAGAGACAAAATAAGCTTTGCAACATAAATTCAAGACGAAGGATTTAGGAGATCTGAAATATTTCTTAGGAATTGAATTTGAAAGGTCATCTAAAGGACTTTTAATGCATCAGAGGAAATACTCTTTAGAATAGTAGCTGAACTTGGACTATCGGTGTAACACCCCGGAACAACCCCCTGGACACCACACAGTGCTCAAGATTATGaatagtcctaa
The Capsicum annuum cultivar UCD-10X-F1 unplaced genomic scaffold, UCD10Xv1.1 ctg1707, whole genome shotgun sequence DNA segment above includes these coding regions:
- the LOC124890384 gene encoding probable isoprenylcysteine alpha-carbonyl methylesterase ICMEL2, coding for MENRGENGQLLVRASTLPTLPSNTYNYQTRKRKKPLNKTKSTPPRLGRQGSFSREIGHAAAETYLITRLAFKLLSYLGLGYRWITRFLGLALYAMLLMPGFLQVAFYYFFSPLVRRSVVYGDQPRNRLDLYLPAKIDSPKPVVAFVTGGAWIIGYKAWGSLLGKQLSEHDIIVACFDYRNFPQGTIGDMEEDVSQGISFVCNNIADYGGDPNRIYLMGQSAGAHISSCALVKQAIKESRGETVCWSTSQIKAYFGLSGGYNLPNLVDHFNNRGLYRSIFLSIMEGEESLQKFSPEIMVQDQSSKAAVHLLPHIILFHGTSDCSIPSDSSKAFVDTLHGVGAQAELILYEGKTHTDLFLQDPLRGGKDDLFGYIVAYIHANDKEALDKDAMVPPRRRLVPEILLKLACRTSPF